The window TGCCGGCTCTTGTTGctcttttcccccttttgAGCTGCGTGGGCTCTCTTCAATGGTACCTTCAGCTAGCGTCTTATCTCCCGTCATTTCGTTCTCTGTAAAAATGCCATTCGTTCTATCTGAGCTGGAATCGATTCTTTTTGGCACCCCAGACAGCTCAGTGAACAACAAAGGTGACAAAGAATGACACTCCACAAGGATACTTCGCCCCTAGTGGAGGGCTTGAATCAAGTTCCCAAACAGGAGTTTCTAAGCGTTCTTAGCAGGGTGTACGAGGGACACGGAACCGCCATTGTTTTTATCGAGCAGCACATTCTCTCCGCTCTCAGCCGCCTAGGAATTGCAACACGGAACTTTGGTCGCGACAAAGGAGTCGTCGGCGTCTTTCCGTTTCAAAACGACATTAACTACGTTTCAGCCGACAACGTTGTGTACATTCTGAACCCAGACCTGAGCAGCATGCGATCCGTTGTCGTTCACTTGCTTTCCTATACGCAGCGATTTGCAAATTCAAAGCCGACGATTCTCTATGTCCCCCAAAAAACGTTGATTGCAGAGCAGGTGATGGAGGACGAGTTCAAGCTCTCCCATACATTTCCGAGCTTACGCATCGCAAGTCTTGATGTAGACTACGTTTTTCTGGAGGAGAAGTTTTTTACAATGACGCTGCCGCTATCGTTCAAATCGGTGTTTGCAGACGGCGACTTGAGCAACCTAACTTGGATTGCCAGGCTTTTGCTTAAGCTGCAAACAGCGCGCTTCGGTGCCATTCGACACATCCGTGGAAAGGGCAGCAACGCGGCCAGGGTCGTTCAGCTTCTTCAGCGCATGCAGAACTATATCGGCCACGATTTCATCACTGACATTCCCTCCGAAGTAGAGACGCTCATCATTATCGATCGTTCCGCAGACTTCGTCACACCGCTGATGACACAGCTCACGTACGAAGGGCTTATAGACGAGTTGTACGACATTGAGAACTGTGAGGTGCAATTTCCGTTCAGCCTGGGCGAGAGTTCCGGTGTGGGGGCGAGCGAGAAGGTTGTTCTGAACAACACGGACAGAATGTTTGCTGAAATTCGCGACAAGAGTTTCACCGGGGTGGGATCGGTGCTTTACCAAAAATCCATCTGGGTAAAGCAAAACTATGACAAGCGGAAGGAGGTTcagcagctgaaggagctgaaggagtTCATGAAAGGGCTCCCAGAGATGCAGGAAATGCATCGATTGATTGGCATTCATACGAATGTTGCC is drawn from Leishmania infantum JPCM5 genome chromosome 25 and contains these coding sequences:
- a CDS encoding vacuolar protein sorting-like protein; protein product: MTLHKDTSPLVEGLNQVPKQEFLSVLSRVYEGHGTAIVFIEQHILSALSRLGIATRNFGRDKGVVGVFPFQNDINYVSADNVVYILNPDLSSMRSVVVHLLSYTQRFANSKPTILYVPQKTLIAEQVMEDEFKLSHTFPSLRIASLDVDYVFLEEKFFTMTLPLSFKSVFADGDLSNLTWIARLLLKLQTARFGAIRHIRGKGSNAARVVQLLQRMQNYIGHDFITDIPSEVETLIIIDRSADFVTPLMTQLTYEGLIDELYDIENCEVQFPFSLGESSGVGASEKVVLNNTDRMFAEIRDKSFTGVGSVLYQKSIWVKQNYDKRKEVQQLKELKEFMKGLPEMQEMHRLIGIHTNVATEISKTTQSTDFRKRILFEHNIIQQINEGDVLRYIEDLVFRKEKFEVVARLLALLSLVNGGLREKDLLSLKENMMLVYGIPHVITAFFLLERCGLLCAQSGKGSSYPTIRKQLQTWNSSLTEEHPNDITYAYGGYAPPFVRMVDTLLRNPQAWDAEDDAPSLLPGEKMELMNDVEIASTAKTAIVFVIGGITASEVSALRFVEERLSSGGRPHRIFIGTTDLISGNRMIRSLLPFDPAR